From Magnolia sinica isolate HGM2019 chromosome 13, MsV1, whole genome shotgun sequence, one genomic window encodes:
- the LOC131222292 gene encoding protein LYK5, translating to MEISFSSSSLSFFFFISFFLSLFHILHSQQTYVNNQQLDCYNNASQTLGYVCNNSSPSCNSYLIFRSQPPYYDSAVLIAYLFGADSKTIAETNKISDVEKIPKDTPVIVPVNCSCSGNFYQHNATYTLKTHGETYFLVANDTYQGMTTCQAIMNQNPYESRKLSVGLDILVPLRCACPSRSQINDGVRYLLTYLITWHDDIPKISQRFQVDERSVLDANELSESATIFPFTPLLIPLKTEPTTLLTVIPPPPPVGSPQPSNTPVVETGSKKKWVFVGIGVGVGFCILALCGVLIWFLLHRRKQEGKPIREDNRFEESAVGFGELSGMRSGSVFSQGIREVIESLTVYKFEELQRATDFFSEDCIIKGSVYRGVINGDNAAIKRMKGNVSNEINILKQIRHSNVIRLSGFCLHEGNTYLVYEFAEKGSLSDWLHEKKYQSSSTLTWKQRVQIAHDIADGLNYLHNYANPQYIHKDLKSSNILLDGNFRAKVANFGLARLVENQEGLQMTRHVVGTQGYMAPEYLEHGLVTPKVDVFAFGVVMLELLSGREATTATVDEEKGGDLLLSMSIRPVLEGENVRGKLRTFIDPCLQREYPFDLAFTMAKLAMNCVAHDLSSRPTIAEVFMSLSKILSSSLDWDPSSDIANSGSIVLGR from the coding sequence ATGGAAATCTCCttctcttcttcatctctttctttcttcttcttcatctctttcttcctctctctcttccatatccTTCATTCCCAGCAAACCTACGTTAACAACCAACAACTCGACTGCTACAACAACGCCTCTCAAACTCTTGGCTATGTCTGCAACAACTCTAGCCCTTCTTGCAATTCCTATCTCATCTTCAGATCCCAACCTCCCTACTACGACTCCGCCGTCCTTATCGCCTATCTTTTCGGTGCTGATTCCAAAACGATTGCTGAAACCAATAAAATCTCCGACGTCGAGAAGATTCCCAAGGATACTCCCGTCATCGTTCCTGTAAATTGCTCTTGTTCAGGTAATTTCTATCAACACAATGCAACGTACACCTTGAAAACCCATGGCGAAACCTATTTCCTCGTTGCCAACGACACCTACCAAGGTATGACTACTTGCCAGGCTATCATGAATCAGAATCCCTATGAAAGTAGGAAGTTGAGTGTTGGCTTGGATATTCTGGTCCCGTTGAGATGTGCTTGTCCCAGCAGAAGCCAGATTAACGATGGCGTCAGGTACTTGCTGACTTATCTGATTACATGGCATGATGATATTCCTAAGATCTCCCAGAGATTTCAGGTCGATGAACGGAGTGTTTTGGATGCAAACGAGTTGTCAGAGTCCGCTACTATTTTCCCATTTACGCCCCTTCTGATTCCGCTGAAAACAGAACCCACTACGCTTCTCACTGTAATTCCTCCACCGCCCCCAGTTGGGTCTCCACAACCGAGCAATACTCCTGTTGTTGAAACAGGATCTAAAAAGAAATGGGTTTTCGTCGGAATTGGAGTTGGAGTTGGTTTTTGCATTTTAGCACTTTGTGGGGTTTTGATTTGGTTCTTGCTTCATCGGCGTAAGCAGGAAGGTAAGCCCATTCGAGAGGATAACAGGTTTGAGGAATCTGCTGTTGGATTTGGAGAGTTATCAGGAATGAGATCCGGGTCTGTTTTCTCACAAGGGATTCGTGAAGTCATTGAGTCTCTGACTGTGTATAAATTTGAAGAGCTGCAAAGGGCAACTGATTTTTTCAGTGAAGATTGTATAATCAAAGGGTCTGTTTATCGTGGGGTTATTAATGGTGACAATGCCGCTATAAAGAGGATGAAAGGAAATGTTTCGAACGAGATCAACATACTCAAGCAGATCAGACATTCCAATGTGATAAGGCTATCTGGTTTCTGTTTGCACGAGGGAAATACCTATCTAGTCTATGAGTTTGCGGAGAAGGGATCCCTTAGTGATTGGCTTCATGAGAAGAAGTACCAGAGTTCTTCTACTCTCACTTGGAAGCAGAGAGTGCAGATTGCTCATGACATTGCAGATGGGCTGAATTATCTTCACAATTACGCGAATCCACAGTACATCCACAAGGATTTGAAGAGCAGTAACATTCTCTTGGACGGTAACTTTAGGGCAAAGGTTGCGAATTTCGGCCTGGCGAGATTGGTGGAGAATCAGGAAGGTCTGCAGATGACGAGGCATGTCGTCGGTACTCAAGGCTACATGGCACCAGAGTATCTTGAACACGGGTTGGTCACACCAAAAGTTGACGTATTCGCATTTGGGGTGGTGATGTTGGAACTTCTATCTGGGAGGGAAGCTACCACTGCCACGGTTGatgaagagaaaggaggagactTACTGTTGTCGATGTCGATAAGGCCAGTCCTGGAAGGAGAAAATGTGAGAGGGAAGCTGAGGACCTTCATCGATCCTTGTCTGCAACGTGAGTACCCCTTCGATTTGGCCTTCACCATGGCTAAATTGGCTATGAACTGTGTTGCTCATGATCTGAGTTCCCGTCCCACCATTGCCGAGGTCTTCATGTCATTGTCCAAGATTCTTTCATCTTCATTGGACTGGGATCCATCGTCGGATATTGCAAACTCTGGTTCGATCGTTCTTGGCCGTTAG